GAAGCTGTCAAAGGTCGCTGTTGAGCCTCCTGCAAAGTTAACCTCACCAACAAGCGGGTTAAGGTgaccaggtcgtcctgggcagcatgtacttcATCGAAAAGCCCGTCCAGGATCAAAAGGTCGTGGTAGACGTCCTGATCCGAGTCCTACTAGATCCAAGGTTGTGCCGCAGCTAGTGATTGCCACTGGcctcgaataagttccactaggcggttgatttccgcatcagtccgtaTTGCTTCCAGTAACACATCCCACAGGAGGGTAGGATCGTCAGGGCAAGTCAATgaccccagcagcagggcccagtgatccaagtcctccaggatcccgctAGGCAGGTCGTAGAAATTATGAagtgattgctgtcacaatgtaagcccttggcccaatctgaaccaaaaaccacatcagagacagtcaggtccaaagaagttggtttttactggtcaaataggttaacagagcacaaagaaaaggtgacagcaatggagcttgctagcttgcacttggtaatataaaagcataaaaaaaaagcaagagattacaagacacaaacagcgctgtggttcccacagcttcaaaagagtttaggtatgcataacagtcctggAGAgttggtcagtgggaaaacgaaaccgactgagacacaggcctgacagatTTTCCCATGTCTTCAGTGAAAATTGGGTCCACAGGAAGTTGGGCAGCTGTTAAGGACTCTGACTTCTTGTTACCACAAGGAACTCTACACAGGCTCTGAGGAAACAGCTACAGCGTAGGTAATGTGTTAGCTTAGTTAATGCAATTGTATTGCTTTTTATTTGAATATTTCTGTGTTGTTGCTGTGTGATTTCCCCTGTATTTTGTTTAGCCTTTTCCCACCCCCTTTTGAATCCAACtaccctgccccctttcccccctctttttttacaataaacctttttataaagacCTTTTTTGGTTTCAATTAGTAtaatctatttctctgggatatttctcttcatcTCTTCCCTATATACTAGACTGCACAGGTTCTACACtattttgttattgctctagtactgcACTGGAAGACTACTTTTTTAGCAGGTCAGTCTAGaggttctcaggaggtcctgagcTGTGGCGGCAGGTTACCAGGATACTTTCCAGGGAACTCTGGGTCTaggggagtttcccagcaaggaaggcACCATTTTTCCTTTCCTACTGTAACACGGCCATGTTGGGAATCATGTATATTGGTACATTGTATATTGTACATTGAGTTCATTACTCATTACGCATTGCAATCAACTTGTAAATTGGTACTGTTTACCAGGTAATGGGGGTAGCGGTAATAACAGGCTCCCAATAATCCTAGCTTCTTAAAAAGCTTTGGGACGATATCAAGGAAATAAATGGTACATCATTGCATTGTCTGACTTGTCAGCTTATTGGTCAGAATAAAAGAATGGCTGTTCATAAagcagtttttcttttaaaaaggctaatctccccgggggggggggggaatagtttcCTTAAAATGCTCAGGGGCTGAGTCAATAATTTTTGAATACATGTAGAAGGTTACTGCTCTTCATGCATGCCTACTTGTTTCAGAGAGTCAGTGTAGTATAgtagttagagcaggggtggggaatgtcaggcccgggggccgtttaaggcatgtgaaatcatttggtctggccctttgtgggtcctggcagatctctagctcagaaggatctaagattggcgatccgccccctcccgcggacaggaatagcctctattcaaggcggatgtgagtttgttttgctgagaaaaggaaccttctttcccccttgaagaagagtcattagctatggagctgctaggaccacccaagaaactgtgttaaccctttcccacccgggctgtggagaaatattccctctgtactacaagagggctggggggggaagtGGCGACAATttaggggttaaagggggcaggaccagaatgcatgggggggtgctgagttcttagtcagtgtgtcctcatttcatccctgcaggcggaggtagcaggagctggctgtagaatccggcctcaaccatgtggagcaggagcaactccggcatgtagctggatggctacgcccagctggtgcaacagactatcctgtgccaccaggtgggcgagtgtgccaccggttggatgcctgcctgcttgcctgtgccgggggggtcatctggggcagctgcctgcttggggcttggtcggctaatttttaagttcataattttgtatggcccgcgaatgatgttataaatatccaaatggcccttgacggaaaaaaggttccccacccctgggttagagtgtcggactacgatcgggagacccaggtttgaatccccactctgctatggaagcttgctgggtgaccttgggccactcacataaTCTAAAGCTAACCCACCTCACAGCGTTGCTGTGAGGGGAAAAATTAgaggcaaggagaatgatgtaagtacCTTTAGATTCctgttgaggagaaaggcagggtataaattaaccaaataagtaaataaatacatacataccacCTTATGCAGCATGAACCTAAGACTGCAATCTTAAGTAAATTTTTTGGGACTAGATTTCATTGAACTCAGTGAAAATTACTCTGAATAAGCATGGTTATTACACACTTCAAGTGCACCTTGTTATGAGCTAATGTGTGCTTTCAGATGTTAAAACCATTATATTTGCTCAAACTCTCAGAATATATGTGAATATATAAACAAACTGCTATCCTGAAATATATAGCCTCCTTGTAATTTACTTACACCTACAAAAAGAGACCTGCTTACCTGTGTAAAACAGGTGGGCAAACTTGGAGGACTGTTGCATAGCCAGTAGAAACCCTGTAACTTGGAACTCCACAGATGAGGGTTTGGATCCTCTCCTGAAAACACATAACCTAACAGATAGAAGAAAGCACTGCCTCTCCATAGAGATCACCCAGACACCTCTATAGCTCAGAAGAAAACCCAGTACCTACTTCTGGAAAGGGTTCTTGTCTGGAAGGGGTGATCATACCCAAAAGAATAAATTTTTGCATGGTAAGAAAGACACTAGGATAAGCAACAAGAAAAGGTATAACTATCAAAATAGGACTCTTCCATAGTCTCTTCAAActgaaacattggttcaggctaaggtagagttgccaggtccctcttcgccatcgacgggaggttttggggtggagcctgaggagggcagggtttggggagggaaggaaagggacttcaatgccatacaatccaattgctaaagcggccattttctccaggtgaacttatctctatcggctggagaccagttgtaatagcaggagatctccagctagtacctggagattacaaGCAAAATAATACGTGCTGTTAGGaaatagcaaaaaataaaaatgttacagCCATGCAGACCACCACTCGATTTAGATGCTAAAGACAATTGTATTCGATATGATGCCAAAAACAATTGTATTctataatatatataattctataatatatataatgtagacatcaaagattgcagcaactatcggaccatcacattaatttctcatgcaagtaaagtgatgctcaaaatcttacagcaaaggctgttaccatatatggaacgagaaatgcctgatgatcaagctggtttcagaaaaggaagaggcactagagatcatattgcaaatatatgctgattactggagcatacgagaatttcagaagaaaatcagcttgtgtttcatagattacagcaaagcttttgactgtgtggatcatgaaaagctattgctggttttaaaggaaatgggtgtgccactacatttgatcgttttgatgtgcaacctgtactctggacaagaggccacagttagaacagaatatggagaaacggaatggcttccaattggcaaaggtgtcagacaaggatgtattttagctccctatctcttcaatctatatgcagaacatataattaggaaagctggattagatttagatgaaggtggagtgaaaattggagggaggaacattaataatttgagatatgctgatgacactacattattggcagaaaatagtgaagatttgaaacgactactgctgaaagttaaaagagaaagtgccaaagcaggactacagctgaacatcaagaaaacaaaagtaatgactacaggagaattacacaactttaaggttgacaatgaggaaattgaaattgttcaagactttctattccttggctccaccatcaaccaaaagggagactgcattcaagaaattagaaggagattgagactgggaagggtagccatgaaggagctagaaaagattttgaagtgtaaggatgtgtcactggccaccaggactagattaattcatgccatcatattccctattactatgtatgggtgtgaaagctggacaatgaaaaaagctgataggaagaaagtatattcctttgaaatgtggtgttggaggagagtgttacggattccatggactgccaaaaaaaaaaatcagtgggttatagatcagtgggttataggtcaaatcaagcctgagctgaccctagaagctaaaatgactaaactgaggctatcgtattttggtcatgtcatgagacgacaagagtcactggaaaagacagtcatgctaggaaacgttgagggcagcaggaaaagaggaagacccaagaagagatggattgactcaataaaggaagtcacagccttcaatttgcaagatctgagcaaggctgtcaaagataggatattttggaggactttcattcatacggtcaccatgagtcggaagcgacttgacggcactgaacacacacacagagacataaaCTACACACTACAATATCCATCAATATATGAAACAATAGGGCTAAACATCAATGTTATTCAATATGTCCCCAACAACTTAACAAAAAAGGAGAGTTCCAAATTCTTCTCCAAGCAAATGTCCATAAAAGCTGCAATCAGCTAGCCACCCAAAGCTGCTGTGCTCTGTCCTTTTTACAGCCGATAAGAAAGAGACTGGCAAAAAGTTCAAGGTGGTAATATCACAACTTGAAACGTGGTTCTCAACAGAATATTTTGTGCTGTCCAAAAGCACCCTCAGTGGAGAAGGTAAGTTGTATTCATAGGATCACTCTGCTGTGCAGACTGAATCGAAAGAACGAATATGACTGAGGGTTGAAATTGACAAGACGACAAGACTTGTTTCAAGACCTTCAGATTCTCATAAATGCCAGCAAGAGGCAAGATTCATTTATCTATTTAATACTGTGCAACCCAATGGGCTGAATACTTCCCTAGATTTGTCTTGTTACATTTAAGGTTACATTTAATGATATTTATTTTTGTTCCTTGGGTGATAGATTACATTTCCTTTTAACATAAAATGCACCTAATAAACTGCGCTATGGCCCTGTTAAGAAGCTTGAGCAAAGTAAGTAACTTAGTAATGGGTCAGTTAATTGGTTACACCTGAGTCTTGAATTGCAGCTATTTCTATAATCACTCTCCTAAGGTCAATTGTAAGTCAGATATACGAGTCTACCCTAGGAACTGTGAAGATCGCAGTCAGGTAAGATATGTGTAATGGCTTTAAGACTTTTTGATGGTTTGGTGGATATGAATACCTTATagtattatagaataatagaatcagagttggaagggaccaccagggccatcaagtccaaccccctgcacaatgcaggaaattcacagccacctcccccctccacccccctagtgaccagaagatggccaagatgccctccctctgatcatctgcctaaggtctcagaatcagcattgctgacagatggccatctaacctattcttaaaaacctccagggaaggagagcttaccacctcctaaggaagcctgttccactgaggaaccgctctgttagaaaattcttcctaatgtctagacggaaactcttttgatttaatttcaatccgttggttctggtccgaccttcttgagcaacagaaaacaactcggcaccctcctctttatgacagcccttcaagtactgttaaacatgccctcaccatttggaggcatttcctggagggggcagagatcccttttgaagtttgcagcgatcacaaaaacctggaggccttaaaaggggctagaaagctcaccattagcggatgctctttctaggctcccccaataccgcaatgactttgaccggccggtagattccttgtttacccctgaacagagaggggaagtctcgggacttgcagtaaccacccggtcccaatcccaccgccaggattttcctcccctcaaaggagtcccggaggcttttcaacagcggctccgggacgcttctctgagagaggcggatcagcaggttctccccgcaaatctcgaccgacagggctccttttggttgcaggggggtaggctttatgtccctgaagtactccgaaaagaagtgctgggaatggtccacggggccaaacttgcggggcattttgggtttgtaaagactttgcatttattgcggcgtcaattttggtggccaggtatgagagccgatgtggagttatacgtgcgcagctgccccatttgcgccactgccaaaaaacgaatgggaaagccccctggactcttaaagcctctggagaccccccaccatgccctgggaagtaatcgccatggattttatcactgatttgcccccaagtcagggaaaaactgtactgtgggtgataacagacttattctctaaacaggttcactttgttccttgtgcgggctaccatcggcccaaaagttggctaaactgtttattaatcacgtggtgaagtatcattcgatcccgaggaaggtcctctccgacagaggggcccaattcgttgccaaattctggagggccttcctaaaagtcatggggatggaggaacaaggactctcttcagcctaccacccccagaccgatggtcagaccgagcgtgtcaatgctgtggtagaatgctatctaaggtgttatgtcaattaccaccaggacgactgggtagacctactgccttttgctgaatatgcctataataatgccccccattcctccacaggttttagTCCGTTTCATGTGGCttatggaaaagactttgggccctttggttctcctaccatcactcctgaacttgaaggggtgcatgaggtccaggattgggtacaggtggtgcagaccacttggccctggctgcagaaaaacctggaaagggccaagcgcaagtacaaagaccaggccgataaacatcggtccccggggtgggaactcaaggtgggagggcaggtttacctttccacaaagaacctacgttcacttcggccttgcaaaaagcttagtgacaagtatgtaggtccttttcccatcacccgagtgatcaacgacatcacagtggagttggaactccccaagtccctccgaggggtacatccggtgttccacatcagcctacttaaaccgtacgtcgctgcccctcacttccaccccctccctaagtccgaaattcctacggttgtgggggggggggaatcgcatcttgaagtttctaaagtgttggactctaagctgaaaaagggaaaattgttctatctgatccgctggaagcacctggggcccgcccatgacgaatgggtggccgctccccatgtggcggctccccgcctggttcgagagtttcactctgcctatcctgacaagcctcgtccacccggactcgggggaggggggccttaaggggggcagaatgtaagggtctgtaagcttttgctttgtgtgctccccccctgggctcataaaagcagtccaggccttttgcctttctttggttcaggcgctgcgtccagcaggccccaggttggaatgtctcttcccaccatccacctcccttgctctctccgactccctcccaccagctatggccttggtgtgtagatagcaataacgagcttcctgagatctttgatgttcctgtaccatgcacaattatctcgtagattcccataacatacatttgacatctgcttccctgtaggggttataattctgtctttgtgaatttgctagcacttgcaactttgccattgtaaggcctatactaacctgaagcttccaataaagttccttgtttctgcatgaccgtctgagcaagtgattttatggagtttgcacagggaggttgggaaccctcacagaatgtgaatcccttggtctttaagtagagtatgtaaatgtgaatagcaggcttgatgggattaggtgtgatatgcaaaagagtctgtgatgtccaggggagagatgggtgtggagaaatcagcattggtaatgggctatgaatgcaaggtctttattcagcccaggtaaatgcactgactttagtttgaatatccactgtatttcagcagtttctctttccaatctccctttaaaattcctttgtaagagaactgctactcttaaatctgcaacagattccccccttccttccttccccccttccccccgcccTGGGGCCGCCATTCCAGCCCCTCGGAAGGGCCGTCTGAGCTCCGAGGCCTCCCTGGCGCAGCCCCTCCCTCGCTTTCCTTCCTTCCGCGTGTCCCTGGCCGCTCCTTGGGGGGCCTGATGCGCGGCGCCCACGcgagggggggggcggcgggggggcctttCTCCCCGGGTGTTGCCCCTTTCAGCCCCGCCCCTTCGCGTCCCTCCCTCCCGGCGGAAGAACTCCGTGACCCCTCCGGCCCCGctggccccgcccctccccgcccAGGCCCGGAAGTTCCGGGCGACGCGCGGCCGCTTCCTCCTTTCCGAGGCGGCGCCCCGCGCGAGGTGAGGCGCCCGCGAGGCCCCCGCACCCATCCGGCCCCATCGCCGCCCCCCCGACCCCCCCGCTGCCGGGGGGGCAGCCCCACGAGCCTGCGCcggggacggggagggggagggaatggggcGGCGGCCGCCTGGCGGGGGGggcgcccctccccccctttcggCCGCGGCGCTTCTCAgcgtccggggggggggcggctgagCTCGTGGGGCCACGTCCGCCTCCCCCCCGCCTctcccggccggccggccggcctctgCCGCTGATTTCCGGGGCGTTTCGTGCGCCGCCGGCGAGGCCCCCCTTTCGGGCGGCTGAAAGCCGCTggtggccccctccccccccgccctcctctgggcCCTCCTGCGGCCAGCACGACAGGGCCGCCGGGTTGACTCGAGCCCCCCCGCGCTCCCCCGCGCTCCCCCCGGCCCCTGCTTGCTTTCCGTTCGCCAGAGGTCTCCTTCCCCGCTCGGAAACGCCTTCGGTTTAACTAACAATGAAGTGGTTTCGAAAGGAAGAGCTCACTCACAAGAAGGGGTTTGcgtagggggggaggggggagggaaaatggtgGCCGCCGTCACCCCTTTTGCCTGCCGGGGCTCCTGGGCCCCTTTCAAAAACCAAGCCTCTGAGCCACGGGCAGGAGCCCCTCCTGCACCCTCAGCACTGGCTGCCCATCGTTGTCAGCACCTCCCTCAGAAACGGTCCTGATTTAAACCTGttacctctctccccccccccccccaggtacacCATGGGCCGTGTAATCCGAGGCCAAAGGAAAGGTGCCGGGTCGGTGTTCAGGGCCCACGTGAAGCACAGGAAGGGGCCAGCAAAGCTGAGAGCCGTTGACTTTGCTGAGAGACACGGCTACATCAAGGGCATCGTGAAGGTACGTTTCAAACTGCTGAACGAGAGTCGCTTCTTGCAGGCTGATGGACCGTCACGAGCGGTGGTGGTTGGTTTTGGGACTTCTGGACACGTTCTTTGAGCACGGGTTGGGGAAAGGCCAAGGAAACTATTTTCAGGCTGGCCTTTTGACGTACGGGTGCTAAAGCAAAACCTAggcttcttcttttgtttttaatcttacTAGagcttcctccatggagctcagggtggcatacgtgGTCCCCCGCTTCCAATTTTCTTTATATATCAAACCCGTGATGTGGTCTCTGGCACCAGTGAGGTTTCATGGTAATCCTGATTTATTGCTTATTAATCAACGCTGACTCTCTGatgttttaaaaattcaacaaatTGGACAGGAGGGTGAGAAAAATGAAGGGATCAAGACCTAACATGGAAATGAAAAGCTAAGcttgtaaaccaggggtggggaacatcaggccccggGGGCCGTTtcaggcctgcaaaatcatttggtctggccatgGTGGGTCCTGgccgatctctagctcagaaggacctaagactggcgatctgccccttcCCACGGACAGGGATAACCTCTCTTCAAGGCAGAATAGCCTCTGTTCAGGGCGGATGGTCTGTGggcacccggctggtgcaacagtccataatgtgccaccaggtgggcgagtgcaacAGCCTGTTTGcccatgtgggggtgggggcggtcatctggggcaggtgcctgcttggggcttggtcggctaattttaaagttgataattttgtatggcccgcaaatgttataaatatccaaatggcccttggtggaaaaaaggttccccacccctgttgtcaACAGGTGTCAACTATAGTaaggaatataaaaataaatggttCTTATTTAAATTGCAAATTAAACAGGGAGGCATGTATCAGAACAGTCATTGTTACGTGGATACATAATGGAACCGCTTGCACATTTTATGGTGTTATAGTAGTATAAAGAGTTCTGTTGGCTCACAAATACTTAACCTTTTAGTAACAGAAGAGTACAAGTAAATACTTCCAACCGTCTGGCAGCACTGCCAAATTGCTTTCAGAATGCTTTCTTAAATGGctattttatttcattaggaTATCATTCATGATCCTGGTCGAGGAGCCCCGCTTGCCAAGATTGTTTTCCGTGATCCGTATAGGTTTAAGAAACGAACAGAATTGTTCATTGCGGCTGAGGGCATTCATACAGGACAGTTTGTTTACTGTGGCAAGAAGGGTGAGTTGAAACAAACATTTCTCTGAAATACAATGTAGTGAAAAAGAGTCTGGATCACAGTGACACTGCTTCTATATAACATGGTTTAATATCTACAAATATCTCTCTTGTAGCTCAGCTCAATATAGGCAACGTGCTGCCTGTTGGCACTATGCCAGAAGGCACCATTGTTTGCTGTCTTGAAGAGAAACCTGGTGATCGTGGCAAACTAGCTCGTGCTTCTGGAAACTATGCCACCGTTATCTCCCACAATcctgaaacaaaaaaaaccagAGTGAAATTGCCTTCCGGCTCCAAGAAAGTGATCTCCTCTGCGAACAGAGCAGTTGTCGGTAAGTGTTACCCCAAACCTGTGTTACACTCTTCTAACCTTATTAACTGCAACTGTGAAAAGTTGAAAATATAGTGCCTTACTTGTAGATGTTCAGTAAACATAAAATTCACTCTAAAAGAGCTGGTTTGCACAAGTTCTTTGTGCTGGATGTAACTGTCCACTGCTGTACAGTAACGATTAAGAAGTTGCTAAAACAAGCCAGTTTTTTGTGCCCTGACATGATCGAATGATGTGGAGTGTGTAGCAGTTCCTGCACATGTTGTCAGGGAAGTTGCTTTATCAAATGAAGATAGATGCAGTCTTATAAATTAGTGCATAGCTCTGCACTTGCCTGCACACATTGTCTAACTTAGAAGTTGCCTTTGACGGAAAGGATATTCCAGAACTTCCTACCTACATGTTACATCAAGAATATTTGATGGAATATTAAGTAGCTGCATGTTTTAGATATTAAGAATGTCTCACTAGATGGTATTTCATAGACATAAATAGTATGCTAGGACTTCAGTACACACTGAGAATTTGCAACCCTTGGCAGAAACCTCTTTTGGTTTGTGGCTACAGCCAAAAATATAACCCTAAAATTTTCCATGTTGAAGTAAATTGAAGGTTATGAATTActtttttaatcttccaggtaTTGTTGCTGGTGGAGGCCGTATTGACAAACCTATCTTGAAAGCTGGACGAGCTTATCATAAATACAAGGCAAAGAGAAACTGCTGGCCCCGTGTTCGCGGTGTGGCTATGAATGTAAGTAGTTTGAATATTTAATACCTTTTTAACTTCCTCTTATACTATCATCTATTTATCTTAGCTTTACTCTTCTAAGGTTTGTTAATGTACACATAACACTTCAAATATCTAAGTTATGCATGTTGAAAAGTACTAGTGATCAATGTATACTAGCATCTTTTGGTGTCACTCTTAGAACGAATGTTCTCTTACCCTAGTATCTTTTGAAAATTTCGTGAAGTTTATCAGGCCTTTAGCCCATTCAAGTAGCTGCAGGACATTCTTCTCTCATGTTCACAAAGATGTAATTTAGTGGCTTCAACACAATGATCGTAGTTTGTTTTTGAAGTGCCATTTTTTTATAGAGAAACTCATTGTACTCTGCTTTTGACTGAGGTTGCTGTTCTCTTCCACAGCCTGTTGAACATCCCTTTGGTGGTGGTAACCACCAGCACATTGGTAAGCCCTCAACCATCAGGAGAGATGCTCCAGCTGGTCGTAAAGTTGGACTCATTGCAGCCCGTCGTACAGGCAGACTGCGGGGGACAAAGACTGTGCAGGAGAAGGAGAACTAAGGCCTTCAGTTCCCCATTCATACAGAAATAAATCTTGTGAGACTGGTACAGTTGTGTCAGACTTTTCTTTTGCATTATAATTTACCAAGACTAAAAAAGAATTGAGTACAGCGTGCCAGTCAATTCATGCTTTATTCTTggtgttcactgtaacttttacacttcCTTTAGTGATGTGGTGGTTATACTTTCCCATAAATCAGTACTGTCAAGGGTTTGGAGTATTGTACATCAGGATTCTGTTAACTTCTAACTTGGCATGGTACAAAACATGACATCCTATCACACacataggtaaaggtcccctgtgcaagcactgggtcattcctgacccatggggtgatgtcacatccctgtgtccacggggtggtttgccagtgccttccccagtcatctttcctttacccccagcaagctgggtactcattttactgacctcggaaggatggaaggctgagtcagccttgagccggctacctgaaaccaacttccgtcgggatcgaacttgggccgtgagcagagcttggactgcagtactgcagcttaccactgcgccacggggctctatatcACACCCATAGACAGGCTTAAATTGTAAATTTCATTATTGGATCTTGTCTTAACTCCCTAAACCCAAAGGGTCTTT
This sequence is a window from Euleptes europaea isolate rEulEur1 chromosome 12, rEulEur1.hap1, whole genome shotgun sequence. Protein-coding genes within it:
- the RPL8 gene encoding 60S ribosomal protein L8, whose product is MGRVIRGQRKGAGSVFRAHVKHRKGPAKLRAVDFAERHGYIKGIVKDIIHDPGRGAPLAKIVFRDPYRFKKRTELFIAAEGIHTGQFVYCGKKAQLNIGNVLPVGTMPEGTIVCCLEEKPGDRGKLARASGNYATVISHNPETKKTRVKLPSGSKKVISSANRAVVGIVAGGGRIDKPILKAGRAYHKYKAKRNCWPRVRGVAMNPVEHPFGGGNHQHIGKPSTIRRDAPAGRKVGLIAARRTGRLRGTKTVQEKEN